The Thalassotalea sp. HSM 43 genome window below encodes:
- a CDS encoding SAM-dependent methyltransferase yields MEGIVSRESTASLTWIQKRCRSLVFSILQRLDVGQLVVIEGDEEYQFGDNQGHHYPEALNGIVHIHDGAAYQRFVKGGSIGAAEAFIEGMWSSPNLTEVIRLFARAQSQTDQLEQKMAWLSRIKNKVFHRGNRNSHSGSKQNILAHYDLGNELYSRFLDPSMMYSSAIFSEGSMDLDQAQQNKLRAICDKLALEPGDQLLEIGTGWGGLAIFAAKHYGVHVTTTTISEEQYQYAKQQIAAQGLQQQITLLKQDYRDLQGQFDKLVSIEMIEAVGYEYMDSFFSQCNARLKPGGKMLIQAITIADQRFESYLNNVDFIQRYIFPGGFLPSVQLMSKKLSQRTNMVLHQLDDIGLDYAKTLHCWRERFLASWNELLNYGYDERFKKLWLYYLGYCEGAFIERSISTVHFVARKAH; encoded by the coding sequence GTGGAAGGCATAGTTTCTAGAGAGTCAACAGCATCGTTAACCTGGATTCAAAAACGCTGTCGAAGTCTGGTATTTTCGATTTTACAACGACTCGATGTAGGTCAACTGGTGGTCATTGAAGGCGACGAAGAATATCAGTTTGGTGACAACCAAGGGCATCACTATCCTGAAGCGCTCAACGGTATTGTGCACATTCACGACGGCGCCGCTTACCAACGCTTTGTCAAAGGTGGCAGCATTGGCGCGGCAGAGGCGTTTATTGAGGGAATGTGGTCAAGTCCGAACTTAACAGAGGTGATTCGCTTGTTTGCCCGAGCGCAATCACAAACCGATCAACTGGAACAAAAAATGGCCTGGTTGAGCCGGATCAAAAACAAAGTGTTTCACCGCGGTAATCGTAATTCTCACTCAGGTTCGAAACAAAATATTTTAGCGCATTATGACCTAGGAAATGAGTTATATAGCCGCTTTCTGGACCCGTCGATGATGTACTCTAGCGCTATTTTCAGCGAAGGCAGTATGGACTTGGACCAGGCACAGCAAAATAAACTGCGTGCCATTTGCGATAAATTAGCCTTAGAACCAGGTGACCAGCTTCTTGAAATTGGCACTGGCTGGGGCGGTTTGGCGATTTTCGCTGCAAAGCATTACGGTGTGCATGTTACCACCACCACCATTTCTGAAGAGCAATACCAATACGCTAAACAACAAATTGCCGCGCAAGGATTGCAGCAACAGATTACCTTGTTGAAGCAAGACTATCGTGACTTGCAAGGCCAGTTTGACAAATTAGTCTCAATTGAGATGATCGAAGCGGTTGGCTATGAGTATATGGACAGCTTTTTCAGCCAATGTAATGCGCGTCTCAAACCCGGTGGCAAAATGCTCATTCAAGCGATAACCATTGCTGATCAACGATTTGAATCGTATCTTAACAATGTTGATTTCATTCAGCGTTATATTTTTCCCGGCGGCTTTTTACCATCGGTTCAATTGATGAGTAAAAAATTGAGTCAACGCACCAATATGGTATTACATCAACTTGATGATATTGGCTTAGATTATGCGAAAACCTTGCATTGTTGGCGTGAGCGATTTTTAGCGAGCTGGAACGAGTTGCTTAATTATGGCTATGACGAACGCTTTAAGAAGCTTTGGCTATATTACTTAGGGTATTGTGAAGGTGCGTTTATTGAGCGCTCTATTTCAACGGTACACTTTGTTGCTCGTAAGGCACATTAA
- the folM gene encoding dihydromonapterin reductase, which yields MNKDTIIITGAAQRLGLETAKHLIEQGYHLVISYRRDKPGVEQLNALGADCIQADFANTQGIEDFIATVKARYSQIRAIIHNASDWHPENQQLAPDILMNNMMQVHVHAPYQINLALQDALFSYADAKQTCADIIHLTDYIVETGSSKHIAYAASKAALANLTLSFAKKFAPKVKVNSVAPSLMSFNEWDDDAYRQKTINKSLLGVVPGEIEGVEALQYVLNSRYLNGRTISIDGGRHIR from the coding sequence ATGAACAAAGACACCATCATCATTACAGGCGCAGCCCAGCGCTTGGGGTTAGAGACGGCCAAACACCTGATCGAACAAGGATATCATTTGGTCATTAGCTACCGACGTGATAAGCCGGGAGTGGAACAACTCAACGCTTTAGGTGCTGATTGTATTCAAGCCGACTTTGCCAATACCCAAGGTATTGAGGATTTTATTGCCACGGTTAAAGCGCGTTATTCGCAAATCCGAGCTATTATTCATAATGCCTCAGACTGGCACCCAGAAAACCAACAACTGGCGCCAGATATCTTGATGAACAACATGATGCAAGTTCATGTGCATGCACCGTATCAAATTAATTTAGCCTTGCAAGATGCACTTTTTAGCTATGCCGACGCAAAACAAACATGTGCTGATATAATCCATCTCACCGATTACATCGTAGAAACAGGTAGCAGTAAGCATATTGCATACGCAGCGAGCAAAGCAGCGCTCGCCAACCTAACCTTATCGTTTGCTAAAAAGTTTGCGCCTAAGGTTAAAGTAAATAGCGTCGCTCCATCGTTAATGTCATTTAATGAGTGGGATGACGACGCTTATCGGCAAAAAACCATCAACAAGTCATTACTTGGCGTCGTTCCTGGTGAGATTGAAGGGGTTGAAGCACTGCAATATGTGCTTAATAGCCGATACCTAAACGGCCGTACCATATCCATCGACGGTGGTCGACACATACGTTAG
- a CDS encoding isoamylase early set domain-containing protein, whose translation MLSKKFFKTKDEAEITFDFAREDVTSVELYADFNDWQPIAMKFVKSSNSFKTKVRLPKDSEYQFRYLLNGQEWENDYKADCYLANDFGSDNSIVSTTV comes from the coding sequence ATGTTAAGCAAAAAGTTTTTTAAAACCAAAGACGAAGCTGAAATCACCTTTGATTTTGCTCGTGAAGATGTCACGTCAGTGGAGCTCTATGCTGACTTCAATGATTGGCAACCGATTGCAATGAAGTTTGTTAAATCAAGTAACAGCTTTAAAACCAAAGTACGTTTGCCAAAAGACTCGGAGTATCAATTTCGCTACCTGCTAAACGGTCAAGAGTGGGAAAACGATTACAAAGCTGATTGTTATTTAGCCAATGACTTTGGCAGTGATAACTCGATTGTCAGCACCACTGTATAG
- a CDS encoding DUF5062 family protein produces the protein MKKIKHEAELLKVALRVGEGYAVKRGYSAFSGTDSAKQKVEALYRLLVNDKLITPVPEDKADQPMMKHKLALWIAKQLPEGHPLLK, from the coding sequence ATGAAAAAGATAAAGCACGAAGCGGAACTATTGAAAGTCGCTTTAAGGGTTGGCGAAGGGTATGCTGTTAAGCGCGGTTATAGTGCATTTTCTGGTACCGATTCGGCAAAGCAAAAAGTTGAAGCCTTGTATCGCTTATTGGTAAATGACAAGCTGATTACGCCGGTACCGGAAGATAAAGCAGACCAGCCTATGATGAAACACAAATTGGCGTTATGGATCGCCAAACAGTTGCCTGAAGGCCACCCTCTCCTTAAGTAG
- the glgC gene encoding glucose-1-phosphate adenylyltransferase: MPFTSHRYISNLTRDTYALILAGGKGSRLHELTDWRAKPATFFGGKFRIIDFPLSNCINSGIRRVGIATQYKSHSLIRHINRAWGHFKKELGESVEILPASQRYGEGWYAGTADAVFQNIDIIRHELPKYVMILSGDHVYRMDYGNLLAKHVETGADMTVCCIEVPCEEAAGAFGVMTVDENNQVQRFDEKPENPSDIPGKPGLTLASMGNYVFNTEFLFEQLQRDNEKESSSKDFGHDIIPDIIKSHKVFAFPFIDPDTGGQPYWRDVGTLDSFWEANMELVEPEPQLNMYDADWPIWTYQEQTAPAKFVFDEENRRGLAINSTIAGGAIVSGSTVKQSLLFSHVRVNSFCYIEQSVVLPGATIGRNCTIKKAIIDRSVNVPEGIHIGVDHEQDKANGFRVTDKGVVLVTREMVSAYLEKQQET; the protein is encoded by the coding sequence ATGCCATTCACTTCGCATCGTTATATCAGTAACCTAACCCGAGATACTTACGCATTAATTCTCGCCGGTGGTAAAGGTTCAAGATTACATGAACTCACTGATTGGCGAGCCAAGCCAGCAACATTTTTTGGCGGCAAATTTCGTATTATCGATTTTCCTTTATCCAATTGTATTAACTCCGGCATTCGTCGAGTTGGCATCGCCACGCAATATAAATCTCATTCACTGATCCGCCATATCAACCGAGCATGGGGACATTTCAAGAAAGAACTGGGAGAGTCGGTAGAAATACTGCCAGCGTCACAGCGCTATGGTGAAGGTTGGTACGCCGGTACCGCCGATGCCGTATTTCAAAATATCGATATTATCCGTCATGAACTGCCTAAATATGTGATGATTTTATCCGGTGATCATGTCTATCGAATGGATTACGGTAATTTACTGGCCAAACACGTTGAAACGGGTGCTGACATGACCGTATGTTGTATTGAGGTACCTTGTGAAGAGGCCGCTGGCGCATTTGGTGTCATGACCGTTGATGAAAACAACCAAGTACAACGCTTTGATGAAAAACCAGAAAACCCATCAGACATTCCGGGTAAACCGGGTCTGACGTTGGCGTCAATGGGTAATTATGTGTTCAATACCGAGTTTTTGTTTGAACAACTGCAACGTGATAATGAAAAAGAATCGTCTAGCAAAGATTTTGGTCACGATATTATTCCAGACATCATCAAATCCCATAAAGTCTTTGCCTTTCCATTTATCGATCCAGACACCGGTGGTCAGCCATATTGGCGCGATGTCGGTACTCTAGATTCGTTTTGGGAAGCCAATATGGAATTGGTCGAGCCTGAACCACAACTTAATATGTACGATGCTGACTGGCCTATTTGGACCTACCAAGAGCAAACGGCGCCGGCTAAATTTGTATTTGATGAAGAAAACCGTCGTGGTTTGGCGATTAACTCTACCATTGCCGGTGGTGCCATCGTTTCCGGTTCAACGGTCAAACAGTCTTTGTTATTCTCTCATGTACGGGTTAATTCATTCTGTTATATCGAACAATCCGTGGTGCTACCTGGTGCCACTATCGGTCGTAATTGCACCATTAAAAAGGCCATCATTGATCGTAGTGTTAATGTACCTGAAGGCATACATATTGGCGTCGATCACGAACAAGACAAAGCCAATGGCTTTAGGGTAACCGACAAAGGCGTCGTATTGGTTACTCGCGAAATGGTCAGCGCGTACCTGGAAAAGCAACAAGAAACATAA
- the folE gene encoding GTP cyclohydrolase I FolE, giving the protein MSKSHNSLALASQNTTISDEAILVQKALIKAGLETPVKDNTLSSEEKYRRIRDSYTDICKTLGLDLTDDSLQETPHRIAKMFVSEIFSGLDYQNFPKITAIDNKMQIDEMVMVKDIDLISTCEHHFVTIDGFAKVAYIPNKKVIGLSKINRIVRFFAQRPQVQERLTQQILIALKALLNTEHVAVSINAAHYCVKARGVMDSNSSTVTTALSGCFKENMASRSEFLKG; this is encoded by the coding sequence ATGAGCAAATCACATAATAGTTTGGCACTTGCTTCACAAAACACAACGATCAGCGATGAAGCGATCCTTGTGCAAAAAGCCTTGATCAAAGCCGGTCTGGAAACACCAGTCAAAGACAATACCCTCAGCAGCGAGGAAAAGTATCGTCGCATTCGAGACAGTTATACTGACATTTGTAAAACACTGGGGCTCGACTTAACTGACGACAGTTTGCAAGAAACCCCACATCGCATTGCCAAAATGTTTGTCAGTGAAATTTTCAGTGGCTTGGACTATCAAAACTTTCCAAAAATAACCGCCATTGATAATAAGATGCAAATCGATGAAATGGTGATGGTTAAAGACATCGATTTAATAAGCACCTGCGAACACCATTTTGTCACCATCGACGGTTTCGCTAAGGTTGCCTACATCCCAAACAAAAAAGTCATTGGTTTAAGTAAAATTAATCGCATCGTGCGCTTTTTTGCACAGCGCCCCCAAGTGCAAGAACGATTGACCCAACAAATCCTTATCGCCTTAAAAGCGCTACTCAATACCGAGCATGTTGCGGTAAGCATCAACGCCGCTCACTATTGTGTTAAAGCGCGTGGTGTTATGGACAGCAACTCCAGTACCGTCACCACAGCATTAAGCGGCTGCTTTAAAGAAAATATGGCCTCGCGCAGTGAATTTTTGAAAGGCTAG
- a CDS encoding GAF domain-containing protein: MRLFDILGVLYEPINVLDNHEHLLTYIEPKLNDDGTCPIFKEPGRTYNLEQYVDDVHGITAAEQKHNLLDLLARLNRLVRWIHAKTDVLWFGIYLRHGDKLVKYVYNGEMSKAEFDISEEYLEKSINTRVIMEKRPYYIADVDSHKGPYYRCDAKVKSELCCPIFAPDGQVIGIFDSEDHRKNFFDDKIDFISMKVRRAIEIFLEDHPYITHSNNFTIEEDNFSKDMDTSNLLVE, from the coding sequence ATGCGCTTATTCGATATTCTTGGGGTGCTTTACGAGCCAATTAATGTGCTCGATAATCACGAACATTTACTGACGTACATTGAGCCTAAACTCAATGACGATGGTACCTGTCCTATTTTTAAAGAGCCGGGTCGCACCTATAACCTTGAACAATATGTTGACGATGTACATGGCATCACGGCTGCAGAGCAAAAGCATAATTTATTGGATTTATTGGCGCGTTTGAATCGTTTAGTGCGCTGGATACATGCAAAAACCGATGTGTTGTGGTTTGGCATATATTTGCGTCATGGCGACAAGTTGGTCAAATACGTTTATAACGGTGAAATGAGTAAAGCTGAATTTGATATATCAGAGGAATACTTGGAGAAGTCGATCAATACCCGCGTTATTATGGAGAAGCGCCCATACTATATCGCCGATGTTGATAGCCATAAAGGTCCGTATTACCGTTGTGACGCAAAAGTGAAATCAGAATTATGTTGTCCGATTTTTGCCCCAGATGGTCAGGTTATCGGCATTTTTGATAGTGAGGATCACCGCAAAAATTTCTTTGATGATAAAATCGATTTTATTTCGATGAAGGTGCGTCGCGCCATAGAGATATTTTTGGAAGATCATCCTTACATTACCCATTCCAATAACTTCACCATAGAAGAAGATAATTTCTCTAAAGATATGGACACTTCTAATTTGCTGGTTGAATAA
- the folX gene encoding dihydroneopterin triphosphate 2'-epimerase yields the protein MENVSKLSEINSQSQLQLDDATIDIINLRLRTFIGFNPDELTKQQDIVINAQIKYPAVDACQTDEETQALNYKTITKAMIHHVEDGHFKLLEKLTKDLLEICMEHKQVNFAKVTVEKPHALRFADSVSLTLSASRK from the coding sequence ATGGAAAACGTGTCAAAACTGTCCGAAATAAACAGTCAAAGTCAGTTGCAACTCGATGATGCTACCATCGACATTATTAATCTTAGGTTAAGAACTTTTATTGGCTTTAACCCAGATGAACTGACCAAGCAGCAAGATATTGTTATCAATGCGCAAATCAAATATCCCGCGGTAGATGCCTGCCAAACCGACGAAGAAACACAAGCACTCAATTACAAAACCATTACCAAGGCTATGATCCATCATGTCGAAGATGGTCACTTTAAGCTGCTTGAAAAGCTCACCAAAGATCTATTGGAAATTTGCATGGAGCACAAGCAAGTGAACTTTGCCAAGGTAACCGTAGAAAAGCCGCACGCGTTGCGCTTCGCAGATTCGGTATCACTGACTTTAAGCGCCAGTCGTAAGTAG
- the pdsS gene encoding proteobacterial dedicated sortase system histidine kinase: MRISITVKLMMVASVLLAIPFIGYYYIWDMEKYLRVGQEQTLKNNAKALATALHNRPNLFNPHASYKDTLEQGKDFFPTEINDAILLDGKDEDWQQYSATRNINRYDYQNQIGSKLTKQQVSVEYSANIGRYKGFVYAFFNVTDDKLILRPENAISISNNDHLEIATIDYLGQLQRYIISNHKAGWVSAFKVSDVPGATPQNEPGIQGHLAITENGYNIEIRLKEDMLGDKVGFQILDVDSLQKPIQHVAVGTANTHDAQDLGTFTVPSPEIEAIIAAMGRTHSAITVVDKHSRILKHQGSIYNATGDYLEPLDLQQNTYSAGFSGNWISQFKQWVLEPFYQYLLTRPPKEFQIQAFDNRRHQNRHVNNALLRGRLDSIWWTTPDNKAVILSAAHPIYVDDKVMGAVVVEETTHGIRNIRNAAVEGVLLTSLFIFISVLALFLYTVRLSYRIRQLRNQTDALIDDNGRLRGMMTAATAKDEIGDLSRSFTDIIQQLGQYNDYLQNMSSRLSHELKTPVAVVRSSLEHLALTETDANKSVFVQRAQQGINRLHSILLAMSEATRLEQTIEHSEFESFDLAALVKGCSNSYQQIYQPQSFHVSISEEPTLFIGSDEHIAQLFDKLIANAVEFSDGSAIDIDLQHDKQQVQLSVSNKGPLLPDNMMLSIFDAMVSIRTPQQSMAESEQLHLGIGLYICRLIAEQHKGKIIAENLIDDSGVRFTLTLPK; the protein is encoded by the coding sequence GTGCGCATCAGTATTACCGTAAAGCTTATGATGGTGGCCAGTGTGTTATTGGCCATACCGTTTATCGGTTATTACTATATTTGGGATATGGAAAAATACTTGCGTGTTGGTCAGGAACAGACGCTAAAAAATAATGCCAAAGCATTGGCCACGGCATTACATAATCGCCCTAATCTGTTTAATCCCCATGCCAGTTATAAAGACACCTTAGAACAAGGCAAAGACTTTTTCCCTACTGAAATTAATGATGCCATTTTATTAGATGGCAAAGATGAAGATTGGCAGCAATACAGTGCCACACGTAATATCAATCGCTATGACTATCAAAACCAAATTGGCAGCAAGTTAACCAAGCAGCAAGTCAGTGTTGAATACAGCGCCAATATCGGCCGCTATAAAGGCTTTGTGTATGCGTTCTTTAACGTGACTGACGATAAACTGATTTTGCGACCTGAAAATGCCATTTCGATCAGTAATAATGATCACCTAGAAATCGCCACCATTGATTACCTAGGTCAGTTACAACGCTATATCATCTCCAATCACAAAGCTGGATGGGTAAGCGCATTCAAAGTCAGTGATGTGCCCGGTGCAACGCCGCAAAATGAACCGGGTATACAAGGTCATTTAGCCATTACTGAAAACGGTTACAACATTGAAATTCGTCTTAAAGAAGACATGTTAGGAGACAAAGTTGGTTTCCAGATATTGGATGTCGACAGCCTGCAAAAGCCCATTCAACATGTTGCTGTAGGTACCGCCAACACCCACGACGCACAAGACCTTGGTACCTTTACCGTACCTTCTCCTGAAATTGAGGCGATTATCGCTGCTATGGGTCGTACTCATTCAGCGATAACCGTGGTCGATAAACACTCGCGCATTCTCAAACATCAAGGCAGCATTTATAACGCCACCGGTGATTATCTTGAGCCATTAGATTTACAACAAAACACCTACAGTGCTGGCTTTTCTGGCAACTGGATAAGTCAATTCAAACAATGGGTTCTAGAACCGTTTTATCAGTACCTGCTTACTAGGCCACCAAAAGAATTCCAGATCCAAGCATTTGATAATCGTCGCCATCAAAATCGCCATGTCAATAATGCCTTATTGCGCGGTAGACTCGATTCAATATGGTGGACCACACCGGATAACAAGGCGGTTATCTTGTCTGCGGCACACCCTATTTATGTTGATGATAAGGTGATGGGAGCCGTGGTTGTAGAGGAAACAACGCATGGCATTCGTAACATTCGTAATGCTGCCGTTGAAGGTGTACTACTCACCAGTTTATTTATTTTTATTTCGGTACTCGCACTGTTTCTCTATACCGTGCGTTTGTCCTATCGTATTCGACAATTGCGCAATCAAACCGACGCATTAATCGATGACAATGGCCGTTTACGTGGCATGATGACCGCGGCAACGGCTAAAGATGAAATCGGTGATTTATCACGAAGTTTTACCGACATCATTCAACAGCTTGGCCAGTACAATGACTATTTACAAAACATGTCATCACGTCTTTCCCATGAACTAAAAACCCCAGTAGCCGTGGTGCGCTCCTCACTCGAGCATTTAGCGCTAACCGAAACCGATGCCAATAAATCGGTATTTGTGCAACGGGCGCAACAAGGCATCAACCGCTTACACTCAATATTGTTGGCCATGAGTGAAGCAACTCGACTTGAACAAACCATCGAGCACAGTGAATTTGAATCGTTTGATCTGGCCGCATTGGTAAAGGGTTGCAGTAACAGTTACCAACAAATTTATCAGCCTCAATCATTTCATGTCAGTATTAGCGAAGAGCCGACGCTATTTATCGGCAGTGACGAACACATCGCCCAGCTTTTTGATAAATTGATTGCCAACGCGGTAGAGTTTTCTGATGGCAGTGCCATTGATATTGATTTGCAACACGACAAACAGCAGGTGCAATTATCGGTCAGCAATAAAGGGCCATTATTGCCAGACAATATGATGCTCAGTATTTTTGATGCCATGGTGTCGATTCGCACCCCGCAACAATCTATGGCAGAAAGTGAGCAATTGCACTTAGGCATCGGTTTGTATATTTGCCGCTTAATCGCAGAACAACATAAAGGCAAAATCATTGCCGAAAACCTAATTGATGACAGCGGCGTGCGCTTTACCCTGACCCTGCCAAAATGA
- a CDS encoding DUF1365 domain-containing protein yields the protein MPLQSQIFHGNVRHRRFVPKSHHFNYSLYMLGLNVNEVMSKKKFGRIFGYSWFNPVRLVESDYVCGEPGSLRQRISHKVTQLGGVMPDGEVMMLVQARCFGLYFSPANFYFCYGKSDCGNCRYMLAEVSNTPWNERHYYLIDMQQEMISDKDFHVSPFMDLAMQYHWRIKAPSQNSNNLLVHIENKRSHGEHVFDATLALKATSLNAKHMLAVWLQLPAMTVKVVAGIYYQALKLFLKRIKFVPYQQGKQQASASAKQNDKQADAQTMTNK from the coding sequence ATGCCACTTCAAAGTCAGATTTTTCATGGCAATGTTCGCCACCGTCGCTTTGTGCCTAAATCACATCATTTTAACTACAGCTTATACATGCTCGGACTCAACGTTAATGAGGTTATGAGCAAGAAAAAATTTGGCCGTATTTTTGGCTATTCATGGTTTAACCCGGTTCGTTTGGTTGAAAGCGATTATGTTTGCGGTGAACCAGGTTCATTACGACAACGTATAAGCCATAAAGTGACGCAATTGGGTGGTGTTATGCCTGATGGCGAGGTCATGATGTTAGTGCAAGCACGTTGTTTTGGTTTGTATTTTTCACCAGCAAACTTTTACTTTTGTTATGGCAAAAGTGACTGTGGTAATTGCCGATATATGCTGGCCGAGGTGAGCAATACGCCATGGAACGAACGTCATTATTATTTAATTGATATGCAGCAAGAAATGATCAGCGATAAGGATTTTCACGTATCGCCGTTTATGGATCTTGCCATGCAATATCACTGGCGTATCAAAGCACCATCACAAAATAGTAATAATTTACTGGTACATATTGAAAACAAACGCAGCCACGGCGAACACGTATTTGATGCCACTTTGGCCCTCAAAGCAACGTCATTAAACGCCAAACATATGTTAGCGGTATGGTTGCAGTTACCGGCGATGACCGTAAAGGTGGTTGCAGGTATTTATTATCAAGCCCTGAAATTATTTTTAAAGCGGATTAAATTTGTTCCGTATCAACAGGGTAAACAACAAGCGTCAGCGTCTGCAAAACAAAATGATAAACAAGCAGATGCACAGACGATGACAAATAAATAA
- a CDS encoding glycogen synthase — translation MKVLMVASENDALKNGKVGGIGDVIRDIPKFLSEQDVEVDVVTPGYQYHAMANPSRLVTSIDVPFRNGFEKVELYYLEQQSSAKIGQYVLESKLFCQGSPGQIYVDDGADNPFYSDANKFALFCASVCELLIGEWKDRFQVLHLHDWHSAFIPILSRYAPRYQSIEALRSVYSIHNLGIQGIRPLTETESSLQAWFPTLQYDKSLLVDPRYDNCINPTRAAINLADMVHVVSPTYRLEVMKASAPEHGFIGGEGLEQDLQKADQQGRFVGILNGCDYSVESPLMLSNKELLALICRQIRGLHGSDNFIKASHFVAEQRCQSWAEQAFSGPMLISVGRLTEQKVRLIFETSERGYVLDDIMHQLAQYKGRMIILGSGDKSLERKITQVMQRHENLLFINGFCAGLAEQLYVNGDIFFMPSSFEPCGISQMLAMRAAMPVIAHQIGGLNDTISHMHTGFLFSGDSINAQVFDLMDKIELAVEMYQQDKAAFAKMCVNAKAERFLWQTCITAYIEQLYR, via the coding sequence TTGAAGGTATTAATGGTTGCGTCTGAAAATGACGCGTTAAAAAACGGCAAAGTCGGTGGTATAGGTGATGTCATTCGCGACATCCCTAAGTTCCTCAGTGAGCAAGATGTTGAAGTCGATGTGGTTACACCCGGCTATCAATATCACGCCATGGCAAATCCTTCTCGTCTCGTCACGAGCATTGATGTACCGTTTCGAAACGGCTTTGAAAAAGTCGAACTGTATTACTTAGAGCAACAAAGCTCAGCAAAGATTGGCCAGTATGTGCTAGAAAGCAAGCTGTTTTGCCAAGGCAGCCCAGGGCAAATCTATGTTGATGACGGTGCCGACAACCCTTTTTATTCCGATGCCAACAAATTTGCCTTATTTTGCGCCAGTGTTTGCGAGCTACTCATCGGTGAGTGGAAAGACCGCTTTCAGGTGCTGCATCTGCACGACTGGCACAGCGCGTTTATCCCAATATTGAGCCGTTATGCACCTCGCTACCAAAGTATTGAGGCATTGCGCAGCGTTTATTCAATCCATAATTTAGGCATTCAGGGCATTCGCCCTCTAACGGAAACCGAGTCAAGTTTACAAGCATGGTTTCCAACCTTGCAATACGATAAATCACTGCTCGTTGACCCAAGATACGATAATTGTATTAATCCCACGCGGGCGGCGATCAATCTTGCGGATATGGTGCATGTTGTATCACCAACCTATCGTCTAGAAGTGATGAAAGCCAGTGCCCCTGAGCATGGTTTTATCGGTGGCGAAGGTTTAGAGCAAGATTTACAAAAAGCGGATCAGCAAGGGCGATTTGTTGGCATATTAAATGGCTGTGATTATTCCGTTGAAAGCCCGTTAATGCTGTCTAACAAAGAGCTGTTAGCACTTATTTGCCGTCAAATTCGCGGCTTGCATGGCTCGGATAATTTCATTAAAGCCTCACATTTTGTCGCTGAACAGCGATGCCAATCTTGGGCTGAACAGGCATTTTCTGGACCGATGCTGATCAGCGTTGGTCGTCTTACCGAGCAAAAAGTACGGTTGATCTTTGAAACCAGCGAACGTGGTTATGTGCTGGATGATATTATGCACCAATTAGCCCAATACAAAGGTCGAATGATCATTTTGGGCTCAGGTGATAAGAGCCTAGAACGCAAGATCACCCAAGTCATGCAGCGCCATGAAAACCTATTATTCATTAATGGGTTTTGTGCCGGCCTTGCTGAACAGCTGTACGTTAACGGCGACATATTTTTTATGCCAAGCTCATTTGAACCGTGCGGTATTTCACAAATGTTGGCGATGCGCGCAGCGATGCCAGTCATTGCTCATCAAATTGGCGGATTGAATGACACCATTAGCCATATGCACACCGGATTTTTATTTTCTGGTGATAGTATCAATGCGCAAGTATTTGATTTGATGGATAAAATAGAATTAGCTGTGGAGATGTATCAACAAGACAAAGCCGCGTTCGCAAAAATGTGCGTTAATGCCAAAGCCGAACGGTTTTTATGGCAAACTTGCATTACCGCCTATATAGAGCAACTCTATCGCTGA